The Flammeovirga agarivorans genome has a window encoding:
- a CDS encoding AraC family transcriptional regulator encodes MRAKREYLQQNDASIGVYHIQQDSFVPYWHYHPEIELTLIKKGQGLRFIGDAVTTFEEGDVVLIEPDVPHQWVSSKEVIEVEAIVVHFNQEHFKSIPELNQLLTSFISKGSGISFLNIYQSISPLFSQLLVKKESYLRLTDLVLILHHLKSAESEAIPYMLSRDINLQGNDRLDKIHQYIFQKYSSTIRIDEIASIVNMTKTSFCRWFKHVKGISFIHYLHQFRIEQACHLIKHSDLSISEICYEVGFESLSQFNRTFKQIKECSPSTFRKYIHKE; translated from the coding sequence ATGAGAGCAAAAAGAGAGTACTTACAACAAAATGATGCTTCTATTGGGGTATATCATATTCAACAGGATTCTTTTGTACCCTATTGGCATTATCATCCAGAAATAGAATTGACCTTAATTAAAAAAGGGCAGGGATTACGATTTATAGGAGATGCTGTAACGACTTTTGAAGAAGGTGATGTGGTTTTGATTGAACCCGACGTACCTCATCAATGGGTTTCTTCTAAGGAGGTTATTGAAGTAGAAGCCATTGTAGTCCATTTTAATCAAGAACATTTTAAGAGTATACCAGAACTCAATCAACTATTAACTTCATTTATTTCAAAGGGAAGTGGTATTTCCTTTCTGAATATTTACCAGAGTATCTCTCCACTTTTCTCCCAGTTGTTGGTTAAGAAAGAGAGTTATCTTAGGCTTACTGATCTTGTGCTTATCTTACATCATTTAAAGTCTGCTGAAAGTGAAGCTATTCCTTATATGTTAAGTAGAGACATCAATCTACAAGGGAATGACCGATTAGATAAAATTCATCAGTATATATTTCAAAAGTATTCATCAACGATTAGAATTGATGAAATAGCTTCAATCGTTAATATGACGAAAACCTCTTTTTGTCGTTGGTTTAAGCATGTCAAGGGAATAAGTTTTATTCATTATCTACATCAATTTAGAATAGAACAAGCCTGTCATCTAATTAAACATTCTGATTTATCGATAAGTGAGATCTGTTATGAAGTTGGTTTTGAAAGTTTGAGCCAATTTAATCGGACTTTTAAACAAATAAAGGAATGCTCTCCGTCAACATTTAGAAAATATATTCATAAAGAATAG
- a CDS encoding beta-L-arabinofuranosidase domain-containing protein gives MKKVIAPIAIILGLNACSEMEETKNNFNKVQFGDAQPKGWIYEQMHHDLTDGFVGHLDEMVPDLIIEDDIYGKDRLTKKVKSKDVGAVNSEGEWNVQFLWWNSETQSNWWDGFIRHALLTKDKKSINKVINYVEGKLATQDPDGYIGVYADDLRYDHTTENGELWAQASLFRGLLAYYEATDDQKVLDAIIKAVDVTMKAYPIGNSTPFKTDKPFAGVGHGLTFTDICVQLFDITGDQKYLDFAKFLFDDYNLHQMAEEDILLKNLSDKNYQFEGHGVHTYEHLRSLALLAFTTQEEKYKQGYQQYLEKLATVTSISGGPIGDEWVFGRHANADSTGYEYCSLQELLDSYALIKAYDHNGRWGDKMEWLLFNAAQGARHPEHSSIAYCKSDNSYSMCGHINAKEDQHSKENRYKYSPVHKDIAVCCAPNAGRIYPYYIQNMYSTQGNVLAVDLYGPSQFTTQVNNEDVVIKQITEYPASDKIHLHVNGSSDFTLSLRVPTWAKHFTINGQSQKVDESGYVNIQKDAGDQVYEISMGFEAEISNDKQQGNYVSYGPLLFALPFEGKAEVVKTWTTEKFIDEKVAYTNDAKTTLELVKNSKIEVIKKENEEDPFKSIQLKVNFTDKNGNTVNEFMLPLGATVLRKSVF, from the coding sequence ATGAAAAAAGTAATAGCACCTATTGCCATAATCTTAGGTTTAAATGCATGTAGTGAGATGGAAGAAACAAAAAACAATTTCAATAAAGTACAATTTGGTGATGCACAACCAAAAGGTTGGATATACGAGCAAATGCACCATGATTTAACGGATGGTTTTGTGGGGCATTTAGATGAAATGGTTCCCGATCTTATTATCGAAGATGATATCTATGGTAAAGACCGACTGACAAAAAAAGTGAAATCTAAAGATGTAGGTGCTGTAAATAGTGAAGGTGAATGGAATGTGCAGTTTCTATGGTGGAATTCAGAAACTCAATCTAATTGGTGGGATGGTTTTATCAGACATGCCTTACTCACTAAAGATAAAAAATCAATTAACAAGGTCATCAACTATGTTGAAGGTAAGCTAGCCACTCAAGATCCTGATGGATATATCGGTGTATATGCTGATGACCTACGTTATGACCATACTACTGAAAATGGTGAATTATGGGCACAAGCCTCTTTATTTAGAGGTTTATTAGCTTATTATGAAGCAACAGATGATCAAAAAGTTTTGGATGCTATTATCAAGGCCGTAGATGTAACTATGAAAGCGTACCCCATTGGTAATTCTACGCCATTTAAAACAGATAAACCTTTTGCAGGTGTAGGCCATGGTTTAACTTTTACAGATATCTGTGTTCAATTATTTGATATCACAGGTGACCAAAAGTATCTCGACTTTGCAAAATTTTTATTCGATGATTATAATCTTCATCAAATGGCGGAAGAGGACATTCTACTCAAAAACTTGAGTGATAAAAATTATCAATTCGAAGGGCATGGTGTACATACCTACGAACATTTGAGAAGTTTAGCTCTACTGGCTTTTACGACTCAAGAAGAAAAGTATAAACAAGGATATCAGCAATATTTAGAAAAGTTAGCGACGGTAACCTCGATTAGTGGTGGTCCAATTGGAGACGAATGGGTTTTTGGCAGACATGCCAATGCAGACAGTACTGGTTATGAATACTGCTCCCTCCAAGAACTTCTAGACAGCTATGCCTTAATTAAAGCATATGATCATAATGGTCGTTGGGGAGATAAAATGGAGTGGTTATTATTTAATGCTGCTCAAGGAGCTAGACATCCGGAGCATTCGTCTATTGCTTATTGCAAAAGCGACAACTCCTATTCTATGTGTGGACACATTAATGCGAAGGAAGATCAACACTCTAAAGAAAATAGATATAAGTATTCACCAGTTCATAAAGACATTGCGGTATGTTGTGCCCCAAATGCTGGTAGAATCTATCCTTACTATATCCAAAATATGTATTCCACCCAAGGTAATGTTCTTGCGGTTGATTTATATGGTCCAAGTCAGTTCACAACCCAAGTAAATAATGAAGATGTTGTCATAAAACAAATTACTGAATACCCTGCCAGTGATAAAATTCATCTACATGTGAATGGAAGTTCTGATTTTACTCTTTCATTAAGAGTACCTACATGGGCAAAACATTTTACTATTAATGGTCAATCACAAAAAGTCGATGAAAGTGGTTATGTCAATATCCAAAAAGACGCTGGTGATCAGGTTTATGAGATTTCAATGGGCTTTGAAGCGGAGATTTCAAATGATAAACAACAAGGAAATTATGTTTCCTACGGTCCATTATTATTTGCCTTACCGTTTGAAGGTAAAGCTGAAGTAGTGAAAACTTGGACTACGGAGAAATTCATTGATGAAAAGGTTGCCTATACTAATGATGCAAAAACAACTCTTGAATTGGTAAAAAATTCTAAAATTGAAGTGATCAAAAAAGAGAATGAGGAAGATCCTTTTAAAAGCATTCAACTAAAAGTAAATTTCACTGATAAAAACGGAAATACTGTTAACGAATTTATGTTGCCACTAGGAGCAACTGTCTTAAGAAAATCTGTTTTTTAA
- a CDS encoding sulfatase family protein, translating into MQLKKVISSVLLGSVLFSCGNPKKGMEDVQPPNIIYIMSDDHAYQAISAYDSTLIHTPNIDRIANEGMRFDQAYVTNSICSPSRAVTLTGKMSHLNSVKDNLDIFDTTQVTLPMYLKKAGYETAIIGKWHLKSTPQGFDHWEVLPDQGDYYQPDFRTPKGMIQEEGYVTDIITDKAIDYLEKKKGKDEPFMLMVHHKAPHREWMAAMEHLNAFHDEKIKEPTTLFDTYEGRGTAAKEAEMRISNHMGLTNDNKISPDVRDKTNHSPFMGWYDWAYNKNIDRMTDEEKEKWEEVYGPINKNFQKINPKGKNLTRWKYQRYMQDYLGTLLSVDDNIGRLLDYLDETGLSENTIVVYTSDQGFYLGEHGWFDKRFMYEQSFRTPLMIRWPEHIQAGAVNKELVQNIDYAPTFLEAAGVDIPEEMQGESLLPLFEDKTDKWRDALYYHYYEYPGIHGVKRHYGIKTKRYKLIHFYYDVDEWELYDLDQDPNEMNNVYNSPKYASVKMSLHKKLDQLREEYLDSDALTQQMLKADLERLRKLEEKK; encoded by the coding sequence ATGCAACTAAAAAAAGTAATAAGCAGTGTCTTATTAGGTAGTGTACTATTTTCATGTGGCAACCCTAAGAAAGGGATGGAAGATGTACAGCCTCCAAATATTATTTACATCATGTCCGATGACCATGCCTATCAAGCCATCAGTGCCTATGACTCTACATTAATCCATACTCCTAACATTGATAGAATTGCTAATGAAGGTATGCGGTTTGATCAAGCTTATGTTACAAATTCGATTTGTTCTCCAAGTAGAGCTGTAACATTGACTGGTAAAATGAGCCATCTTAACTCGGTTAAAGATAATCTCGACATTTTTGATACCACACAGGTTACTTTACCTATGTATTTAAAGAAGGCGGGTTACGAGACTGCAATTATAGGAAAATGGCATTTAAAATCTACTCCTCAAGGTTTTGATCATTGGGAGGTATTACCCGACCAAGGTGATTACTACCAACCTGATTTTAGAACACCTAAAGGTATGATCCAAGAAGAAGGCTATGTTACTGATATCATCACTGACAAAGCCATCGATTACCTTGAAAAGAAAAAAGGAAAAGACGAACCCTTTATGTTAATGGTTCACCACAAAGCCCCTCATAGAGAATGGATGGCTGCAATGGAACATTTAAATGCATTTCATGATGAAAAAATCAAAGAGCCTACCACTCTTTTTGATACTTATGAAGGAAGAGGAACAGCTGCAAAAGAAGCAGAAATGCGCATTTCTAATCATATGGGACTTACCAATGACAATAAAATCTCTCCAGACGTAAGAGACAAAACGAACCACTCTCCTTTTATGGGATGGTACGATTGGGCTTATAATAAAAACATCGATCGTATGACCGATGAGGAGAAAGAAAAATGGGAAGAAGTCTATGGCCCAATTAATAAAAACTTCCAAAAGATAAATCCCAAAGGCAAGAACCTTACGAGATGGAAATATCAACGCTATATGCAAGATTACCTTGGTACCCTTCTTAGTGTAGATGATAATATCGGACGTCTGTTAGACTATTTAGATGAGACAGGGTTATCAGAGAATACTATTGTAGTTTATACTTCAGATCAGGGTTTCTACTTAGGAGAACATGGTTGGTTTGATAAAAGATTTATGTATGAACAATCTTTTAGAACTCCTCTTATGATTAGATGGCCAGAACACATACAAGCGGGTGCTGTAAATAAGGAATTAGTTCAAAATATTGACTATGCACCTACTTTTCTAGAAGCTGCAGGGGTTGATATTCCAGAAGAGATGCAAGGAGAATCATTACTTCCTTTATTTGAAGATAAAACAGATAAATGGAGAGATGCTTTGTATTACCATTATTATGAATATCCAGGTATTCATGGTGTAAAAAGACATTATGGTATAAAAACCAAGCGTTACAAACTTATTCATTTCTATTATGATGTTGATGAATGGGAACTGTATGATCTAGATCAAGATCCTAATGAAATGAACAATGTGTATAATAGTCCTAAGTATGCTTCGGTTAAGATGTCCTTACATAAAAAGTTAGATCAGTTAAGAGAAGAATATTTAGATTCAGATGCTTTAACTCAACAAATGCTGAAAGCCGATTTAGAAAGGCTCAGAAAACTTGAAGAAAAAAAATAA
- a CDS encoding mechanosensitive ion channel domain-containing protein, whose amino-acid sequence MDQLEIKLLLSAFTIVSGLIIQSITSKYLKKITETKGFSEHRKIYVTNFFGLLYFILGFILMLFIWDVSLKGLSVFVTSIFTIFAVAFVAQWSMLSNITASLVLFFAYPFKIGDYIRIQDGGENSIEGEIVNITLFNIRIKDADNVYTSYPNNLAIQKPIKKMKKPSKKKAVIPTEENKTDEESI is encoded by the coding sequence ATGGATCAGTTAGAAATAAAATTACTCCTTTCGGCTTTCACAATTGTTTCTGGTTTGATTATTCAAAGTATTACCTCGAAATACCTAAAGAAAATTACGGAAACGAAAGGCTTCTCAGAACATCGAAAAATATATGTAACAAACTTCTTCGGGTTATTGTATTTTATCCTTGGATTTATTCTAATGCTATTTATCTGGGATGTATCCTTAAAAGGGTTATCTGTATTTGTCACCTCTATATTTACAATCTTTGCTGTTGCGTTTGTTGCTCAATGGTCAATGCTTAGTAATATTACAGCATCATTGGTCTTGTTTTTTGCCTATCCATTCAAAATTGGAGATTATATTAGAATTCAAGATGGGGGTGAAAACTCTATCGAAGGTGAGATTGTCAATATCACATTATTCAATATCCGTATTAAAGATGCCGATAATGTATATACATCCTACCCTAATAACTTGGCCATTCAAAAGCCGATAAAGAAAATGAAAAAGCCTTCAAAAAAGAAAGCTGTTATTCCCACAGAAGAGAATAAGACTGACGAAGAGTCTATTTAA
- a CDS encoding arginine deiminase family protein, protein MKKMTKYIYAFLFFAVGLMAFNILAEELKDRSFKSNTIQNNYEWGELKEVVIGRWVPGTLQLPAIDISLRNHFPYISDSAFQYMKKFENKNIEDVYPKDDQEYFDEQEKFVELVKSLGIKVRRPEVIEFETMTTTQNYSRDPIITIGDKMIVANMNTESRRQETGNYRRILLDLAKKYDGNIVNMPPLKAGYHKDNAYLEGGDVFVNGREVYVGISGNASNEKGIEWLRKELGRDYTVHAIKLKKHVLHLDCAMMLINDHQGIICYDDFENIDSLPESLKSYKWVEVSPQQAQRMATNGMVVDPHTVILSDAFPEVSNRVRKLGIKVYETSFRKANYFGGGLRCSYQPIYRNN, encoded by the coding sequence ATGAAGAAAATGACTAAGTATATCTATGCGTTCTTATTCTTTGCTGTTGGATTAATGGCATTTAATATTTTAGCTGAAGAATTAAAAGACAGATCCTTTAAGTCAAATACCATTCAAAACAACTATGAGTGGGGAGAATTAAAAGAAGTTGTAATAGGTAGATGGGTACCAGGAACGTTACAATTACCTGCGATTGATATTTCACTAAGAAATCATTTTCCATATATATCTGATAGTGCTTTTCAGTACATGAAAAAGTTTGAGAATAAAAATATAGAAGATGTTTACCCAAAAGATGATCAGGAATATTTCGATGAACAAGAAAAGTTTGTGGAACTAGTAAAATCATTAGGTATAAAAGTGAGACGTCCAGAAGTTATTGAATTTGAAACAATGACGACCACTCAAAATTACTCTAGAGATCCAATCATTACTATAGGTGATAAAATGATTGTTGCCAATATGAATACGGAATCAAGAAGACAAGAAACAGGCAACTATAGAAGAATTCTTCTAGATCTTGCCAAAAAATATGATGGTAATATAGTAAATATGCCACCTTTAAAAGCAGGATACCATAAGGATAACGCTTATTTAGAAGGTGGGGATGTGTTTGTCAATGGAAGAGAAGTATATGTAGGTATATCAGGGAATGCTTCCAATGAGAAAGGTATCGAATGGCTTAGAAAGGAACTAGGACGTGATTACACAGTACATGCAATAAAGTTGAAAAAGCATGTGCTACACTTAGACTGTGCTATGATGTTGATCAACGATCACCAAGGAATTATCTGTTATGATGATTTTGAAAATATTGATTCTTTACCTGAATCACTTAAGTCGTATAAATGGGTGGAAGTTTCTCCTCAGCAAGCTCAAAGAATGGCTACTAATGGTATGGTAGTAGACCCACATACTGTTATTCTGTCAGATGCTTTCCCAGAGGTCAGCAATAGAGTACGAAAGTTGGGGATTAAGGTGTATGAAACTTCGTTTAGAAAAGCCAATTATTTCGGCGGAGGTCTACGTTGTAGTTATCAACCGATTTATCGTAATAATTAG